In a single window of the Gemmatimonadota bacterium genome:
- a CDS encoding cytochrome c oxidase subunit 3, translating to MPTPHNTEAAATMTTAVIDHHDAPEHEEHHSSMPIDNRKLAIWTFIGSECLFFASLISTFLVYRGQSLKGPGPKDIFSVPLVTFGTAVLLFSSFFVVMALNGAQEGNRKKLITWLSLTVLAGCFFIGMQVYEFSHFYHEGMGYTTNLFSASFYTLTGFHGTHVAIGTLWLATVLKDAIKGNVPKEKALNLELAALYWHFVDVVWIIIFPVVYLMSLGS from the coding sequence ATGCCCACGCCCCACAACACTGAGGCAGCGGCCACGATGACGACCGCCGTAATCGACCACCACGACGCACCCGAGCACGAGGAGCACCACTCCTCGATGCCGATCGACAACCGGAAGCTGGCGATCTGGACCTTCATCGGTTCGGAATGTCTCTTCTTCGCGTCACTGATCTCGACCTTCCTGGTGTACCGCGGCCAGAGCCTCAAGGGCCCCGGACCGAAGGACATCTTCTCGGTGCCGCTGGTGACCTTCGGCACTGCCGTCCTGCTCTTCTCCTCCTTCTTCGTCGTCATGGCGCTGAACGGGGCGCAGGAAGGGAACCGCAAGAAGCTGATCACCTGGCTCTCGCTCACGGTGCTCGCGGGCTGCTTCTTCATCGGGATGCAGGTCTACGAGTTCTCGCACTTCTATCACGAGGGGATGGGATACACCACCAACCTCTTCTCGGCGAGCTTCTACACGCTCACCGGGTTCCACGGCACCCACGTCGCCATCGGTACCCTCTGGCTCGCCACGGTGCTCAAGGATGCGATCAAGGGAAACGTGCCGAAGGAGAAGGCGCTCAATCTCGAACTCGCCGCGCTGTACTGGCACTTCGTCGACGTGGTGTGGATCATCATCTTCCCCGTCGTTTACCTGATGTCCCTGGGGAGCTGA
- a CDS encoding cytochrome C oxidase subunit IV family protein: MAAHAVEEHTHTSASKYIQIAVVLFALTALEVLLYEACFGHLKESMPGLASSLGPYFVQLLLILSAFKFWLVAMFYMHLKFDMKVLSWVFGFSLVIASVVILALIALFTYNRTLWWIGGVKW; this comes from the coding sequence ATGGCCGCCCATGCTGTCGAGGAGCACACGCACACGAGTGCGAGCAAGTACATCCAGATCGCCGTGGTGCTCTTTGCGCTCACCGCGCTCGAAGTGCTGCTGTACGAGGCCTGTTTCGGCCACCTCAAGGAGTCGATGCCGGGACTGGCATCAAGCCTCGGACCGTACTTCGTCCAGCTCCTCCTGATCCTCTCGGCGTTCAAGTTCTGGCTCGTCGCGATGTTCTACATGCACCTGAAGTTCGACATGAAGGTGCTGAGCTGGGTCTTCGGCTTCTCCCTGGTGATTGCCTCGGTGGTGATCCTCGCGCTGATCGCGTTGTTCACGTACAACCGGACGTTGTGGTGGATTGGCGGCGTGAAGTGGTAA
- a CDS encoding enoyl-[acyl-carrier-protein] reductase: MLGIDLSGKRAFIAGVADDGGFGFAIAKAFAEAGASVCVGTWPPAMGIFENLIERGKMAGSMTLSNGQSMAFERIYPLDAAYDTLDDVPAEIRENKRYRERGDFTIAGVVASLKADFGDSPLDIVVHSLANGPEVKKQLLDTSRRGYLDAIGVSAYSNVALIRELSPLMRRGGSFLSLTYMAGERVIPGYGGGMSTAKAALESDTRTLAYEAGRRHGVRVNTISAGPYASRAASAIGFIDTMIRYCKTNSPLTRDFEAMDVGNAAAFLASPLAAGITGTTMYVDNGYHAMGMAVAPPEPPAT, encoded by the coding sequence ATGCTCGGGATCGATCTGTCGGGGAAGCGTGCCTTCATTGCCGGAGTCGCCGATGATGGCGGATTCGGATTTGCCATCGCCAAGGCCTTCGCCGAAGCGGGCGCATCCGTCTGTGTGGGCACCTGGCCACCGGCGATGGGGATCTTCGAGAACCTGATCGAGCGCGGCAAGATGGCGGGGTCGATGACGCTCTCGAACGGCCAGTCGATGGCGTTCGAGCGGATCTATCCGCTCGATGCGGCCTACGACACGCTCGATGATGTGCCGGCAGAAATCCGCGAGAACAAGCGCTATCGCGAGCGCGGCGATTTCACGATCGCCGGCGTCGTCGCCTCCCTCAAGGCCGACTTCGGCGATTCGCCACTCGACATTGTGGTGCACTCGCTTGCAAACGGCCCCGAGGTCAAGAAGCAGCTGCTCGACACCTCGCGTCGCGGCTATCTCGATGCGATTGGCGTCTCGGCCTACAGCAACGTCGCACTCATCCGGGAACTCTCACCGCTAATGCGCCGGGGTGGCTCCTTCCTCTCACTCACGTACATGGCCGGTGAGCGCGTGATCCCGGGTTACGGTGGCGGGATGTCCACGGCGAAGGCCGCGCTCGAGTCCGACACGCGAACCCTCGCCTACGAAGCCGGCCGGCGTCACGGCGTGCGGGTGAACACCATCTCGGCGGGCCCCTACGCGTCGCGCGCCGCATCCGCGATCGGCTTCATCGACACGATGATCCGCTACTGCAAGACCAATTCGCCGCTCACCCGCGATTTCGAGGCAATGGATGTCGGCAATGCCGCGGCATTCCTCGCTTCGCCGCTGGCGGCCGGCATTACCGGCACCACGATGTACGTCGACAACGGCTACCACGCGATGGGGATGGCGGTGGCTCCGCCGGAGCCCCCCGCAACATGA
- the coxB gene encoding cytochrome c oxidase subunit II: MRLLRVPRWRKLPLGLLAVLAVVTLAGCTGGTHPQSTLAPKGDYAEMVDGLFMKTVYLATIVFVLVEGALLWAIFKFRGKPTDPAPEQTHGNTMVEIVWTVIPAVVLAIVAVPTVKTIFATAKVPTVSADGQVPLKVEVIGHQWWWEFRYPELGITTANELHVPVGRTIDLRMKSFDVIHSFWIPQFAGKRDVFPNRETRLWFTAKVGGAYPGACAEFCGLQHGRMDFYVMADSPEEFATWKNNRLADTMLAATGLPKPAPKPDTTVKAPAVKTGAAAPAAPVAVAMGPAVADTAMDPQVAEGMKLFSTKGCMGCHTSSAMTPMKGMVGPNLSGIGSRKMIAAGWLPNTDDNLKRWLHDPQAVKSGVGMIIPKLTDVEVNALVAYLRTKR, encoded by the coding sequence ATGCGACTCCTGCGCGTGCCGCGGTGGCGAAAGCTTCCGCTCGGCCTGCTCGCTGTCCTGGCGGTGGTGACACTGGCCGGCTGTACCGGTGGCACCCATCCCCAGTCGACGCTGGCGCCGAAGGGCGACTATGCGGAGATGGTGGACGGTCTGTTCATGAAGACGGTGTACCTCGCGACGATCGTGTTCGTGCTCGTCGAGGGGGCGCTGCTCTGGGCCATCTTCAAGTTCCGCGGCAAGCCCACTGATCCCGCTCCAGAACAGACTCACGGCAACACGATGGTCGAAATTGTCTGGACCGTGATCCCGGCCGTGGTGCTGGCGATCGTGGCGGTCCCGACGGTCAAGACGATCTTCGCGACGGCGAAGGTGCCGACGGTCTCGGCCGACGGCCAGGTGCCGCTCAAGGTCGAGGTAATCGGGCATCAGTGGTGGTGGGAGTTCCGCTACCCCGAGCTCGGCATCACCACCGCCAACGAGCTGCACGTGCCGGTCGGTCGGACCATCGATCTCCGGATGAAGTCGTTCGACGTGATTCACTCCTTCTGGATTCCGCAGTTCGCCGGCAAGCGCGACGTCTTCCCGAATCGCGAGACGCGACTCTGGTTCACGGCGAAGGTTGGCGGAGCGTACCCGGGTGCCTGCGCCGAGTTCTGCGGCCTGCAGCACGGCCGGATGGACTTCTACGTGATGGCCGACTCGCCGGAAGAGTTCGCGACCTGGAAGAACAACCGCCTCGCCGACACGATGCTCGCGGCCACGGGATTGCCGAAGCCGGCTCCGAAGCCCGACACCACGGTGAAGGCTCCTGCCGTCAAGACTGGAGCTGCTGCGCCGGCCGCACCAGTGGCTGTCGCGATGGGCCCGGCGGTGGCCGATACGGCGATGGACCCGCAGGTGGCCGAGGGGATGAAGCTGTTCAGCACCAAGGGGTGCATGGGCTGCCATACGTCGAGCGCGATGACACCGATGAAGGGGATGGTCGGTCCGAACCTCAGCGGCATCGGCAGTCGCAAGATGATTGCTGCCGGCTGGCTGCCGAACACCGATGACAATCTCAAGCGCTGGCTGCACGATCCGCAGGCGGTCAAGTCGGGCGTCGGGATGATCATCCCGAAGTTGACTGATGTCGAAGTCAATGCGCTCGTGGCCTACCTCCGCACCAAGCGCTGA
- a CDS encoding DUF423 domain-containing protein: MTPRTAATIAALSAAIAVALGAFGAHALKDRLDARDLATFETAVRYQMYHAFALFAAAWVLARGGSGAGNAAWAFLAGSIIFCGSLYLLVGTGQRWLGAVTPLGGLAFILGWLLLAQAAWKTEM, translated from the coding sequence ATGACGCCTCGCACCGCAGCTACGATTGCTGCCCTCTCAGCCGCCATCGCAGTGGCGCTCGGCGCATTCGGCGCGCACGCCTTGAAGGATCGTCTCGATGCTCGCGACCTCGCGACCTTCGAGACGGCGGTACGCTACCAGATGTATCACGCCTTTGCGCTCTTCGCAGCGGCGTGGGTCCTCGCGCGCGGGGGCAGTGGCGCCGGCAATGCTGCGTGGGCCTTTCTGGCAGGGAGCATCATTTTCTGTGGCTCGCTCTACCTGCTCGTCGGCACCGGACAGCGGTGGCTCGGCGCAGTCACTCCGCTCGGCGGCCTGGCGTTCATCCTCGGCTGGCTGCTGCTGGCGCAGGCCGCGTGGAAGACGGAAATGTGA
- a CDS encoding FtsX-like permease family protein — protein MTSTAFVLRMAWREARAARRRLMLLTASVMAGVGALVAVNSFTENLKTSVSEQAQSLLGADLSLGGRKAVAEVAPAKKLLDSLTKAGGPALHTANSTSFAAMAFVTAGGARLVQVRTVDPGWPFYGTIETAPAGIWTSLQQGGAIVDPSLLQAIGAKVGDTIGLGDARFKILGTVVNVPGDVGLQMAFGARVFIPHSALASTKLLGFGARADYTTYIKLPPAIDAQVVAKAARPALRADRMRVRTVADDRDNLTDGLTRLGNYLGLVALAALLLGGLGVASAVHVFIRQKLDTIAMLRCLGATSWQVFAIHLLQALAMGLLGSVLGALVGVGLQQVMPLVLKDFLPVDVHVLPSARAILIGIGLGVWTAGVFSLLPLLGIREISPLATLRRDVVPPRARRDILRLTAIAALVVSVVGLAAVQVGSLKQGTWFAAAIGVALLVLWLASLGLIAAARRWTPARWPYLWRQGLANLHRPANQTVTVVLALGFGAFLLTTLFTAQHNLLRDLRIDDVGGGRPNLFLFDIQNDQKAVVDSAVRAIGKTTPSAFTPIVPMRLASVKGRPVKEILARADTLHDDTTATTRRPRGARGPGGEGSLWAYRREYRSTYRATLGASEKLTKGAWFGSGPWGSGRSAKDPVPISVETSLAGELSIAVGDVVTWDLQGVLVYSKVTSLREVNWARFEPNFFVVFAPGALEKAPQSWVTLARITDAATRGQVQRRLAERAANVTTVDLGDIQRALETVVDRIVLAIRFMALFSLVTGTIVLIGAIATSRWQRIREGTLLRTIGATRPQVLQILSVEYAALGLGAALVATVLAAGAGWALSKFVFEASFSIPWLSMTLLAAGLVALTTAVGLWNSLDVLNRPPLEVLRAE, from the coding sequence GTGACCAGCACCGCGTTCGTGCTCCGCATGGCGTGGCGCGAAGCGCGTGCAGCGCGCCGCCGATTGATGCTGCTGACTGCCTCGGTGATGGCGGGCGTCGGGGCGCTGGTGGCTGTGAACTCGTTCACCGAAAACCTGAAGACCTCGGTGAGCGAACAGGCCCAGTCGCTTCTGGGCGCCGATCTCTCGCTCGGCGGCCGCAAGGCGGTGGCAGAGGTCGCGCCAGCGAAGAAGCTCCTCGATTCGCTGACGAAGGCCGGTGGCCCCGCGCTGCACACCGCCAACTCCACCTCGTTTGCGGCGATGGCGTTCGTTACCGCTGGAGGCGCGCGACTAGTGCAAGTGCGCACGGTCGATCCGGGGTGGCCATTCTACGGCACCATCGAGACCGCACCAGCGGGGATCTGGACTTCCCTGCAGCAGGGGGGCGCCATCGTTGATCCGTCACTCCTGCAGGCGATCGGCGCCAAGGTCGGTGACACCATCGGTCTCGGCGATGCGCGGTTCAAGATTCTTGGCACGGTCGTCAATGTCCCCGGCGATGTCGGGCTGCAGATGGCCTTCGGCGCGCGCGTCTTCATTCCCCATTCGGCGCTGGCCTCGACCAAGCTCCTCGGCTTTGGCGCCCGCGCCGACTACACCACCTACATCAAGCTCCCGCCTGCCATTGATGCACAGGTCGTCGCGAAGGCAGCCCGACCCGCGTTGCGCGCCGACCGAATGCGGGTGCGCACCGTCGCCGACGATCGCGACAATCTCACCGATGGTCTCACGCGGCTCGGCAACTATCTCGGCCTGGTCGCGCTTGCCGCGCTGCTGCTCGGCGGACTCGGCGTCGCCAGCGCGGTACATGTCTTCATCCGGCAGAAGCTCGACACCATCGCGATGCTCCGCTGCCTGGGTGCCACATCGTGGCAAGTCTTCGCGATCCACCTGCTGCAGGCGCTGGCGATGGGACTGCTTGGTTCCGTTCTCGGCGCCCTCGTCGGCGTTGGACTGCAGCAGGTGATGCCGCTGGTGCTCAAGGATTTCCTCCCGGTCGATGTCCACGTCCTTCCTTCGGCCCGCGCCATCCTGATCGGCATCGGGCTCGGCGTCTGGACTGCCGGCGTCTTCTCGCTGCTGCCGTTGCTCGGCATTCGCGAGATCTCGCCGCTGGCAACCTTGCGGCGTGACGTGGTGCCACCGCGGGCCCGGCGTGACATCCTCCGCCTCACCGCCATCGCGGCGCTCGTGGTGAGTGTCGTGGGCCTCGCGGCAGTGCAGGTCGGATCTCTCAAGCAGGGGACCTGGTTTGCGGCCGCGATCGGTGTGGCATTGCTGGTGCTCTGGCTCGCATCGCTCGGGTTGATTGCTGCTGCCCGGCGCTGGACACCAGCGCGCTGGCCCTACCTCTGGCGGCAAGGGCTCGCCAATCTGCATCGCCCCGCGAACCAGACTGTTACCGTCGTGCTCGCGCTCGGCTTCGGCGCGTTCCTGCTCACGACGCTGTTCACCGCACAGCACAATCTCCTGCGCGACCTGCGCATCGATGACGTGGGCGGTGGTCGTCCCAATCTCTTTCTGTTCGACATCCAGAACGACCAGAAGGCCGTCGTCGATTCGGCAGTGCGTGCCATCGGCAAGACGACGCCGTCGGCGTTCACGCCGATTGTCCCGATGCGCCTCGCCTCGGTGAAGGGGCGGCCCGTGAAGGAGATCCTCGCGCGTGCCGACACCCTGCACGACGACACCACCGCGACAACCCGTCGGCCGCGAGGTGCCCGCGGCCCGGGCGGCGAAGGCTCGCTCTGGGCCTATCGGCGCGAGTATCGCTCGACCTACCGCGCCACGCTCGGCGCGTCGGAGAAGCTCACCAAGGGCGCGTGGTTCGGCAGCGGACCGTGGGGGAGTGGTCGCAGCGCCAAGGATCCAGTGCCGATCTCGGTCGAAACGTCTCTTGCCGGCGAATTGTCGATCGCGGTGGGTGATGTGGTGACGTGGGACCTGCAAGGCGTGCTGGTCTACAGCAAGGTGACGTCGTTGCGCGAGGTGAACTGGGCGCGCTTCGAGCCGAATTTCTTCGTCGTCTTTGCCCCGGGTGCCCTCGAGAAGGCACCGCAGTCGTGGGTCACGCTCGCCCGCATCACCGATGCTGCGACGCGCGGGCAGGTGCAGCGCCGCCTCGCCGAGCGCGCTGCCAACGTCACCACGGTGGACCTCGGCGACATTCAGCGTGCCCTCGAGACGGTGGTCGACCGGATTGTGCTGGCCATCCGCTTCATGGCGCTCTTCTCGCTCGTGACCGGCACCATCGTCCTGATCGGCGCCATCGCGACGTCGCGCTGGCAGCGCATTCGCGAAGGGACCCTGCTGCGAACCATCGGCGCCACGCGGCCTCAGGTTCTCCAGATCCTCAGCGTGGAGTACGCGGCCCTCGGCCTCGGAGCGGCGCTGGTCGCCACCGTCCTGGCGGCCGGTGCGGGGTGGGCGCTCTCGAAGTTCGTTTTCGAGGCAAGTTTCTCGATTCCGTGGCTTTCGATGACGCTGCTGGCCGCGGGCCTCGTCGCGCTGACCACCGCCGTCGGGCTCTGGAACTCGCTCGATGTCCTGAATCGCCCGCCACTTGAGGTTCTCCGCGCCGAATAG
- a CDS encoding YkgJ family cysteine cluster protein, translated as MTNYPGLLAKLDAWFRDGVAAAGSGVVPCTTGCTACCHGPFDISPADAALVAEGVRQLTPDAQLQLRARAEAQLQRYRDVLPEWQSPWDVTALGEEKFDVLSEALAELPCPALDDAGGCGIYAHRPATCRLMGLSLVTPEGDVLENACPIQADFPDYESLAPTPFDLLRFEYEAEEVDEVVTAAGWTVTTIAAAILR; from the coding sequence GTGACGAACTATCCCGGGCTCCTGGCTAAGCTGGACGCCTGGTTTCGCGACGGCGTTGCGGCGGCCGGGTCCGGTGTAGTGCCCTGCACCACCGGATGCACCGCCTGTTGCCATGGCCCCTTCGATATCTCGCCTGCCGATGCCGCGCTCGTTGCCGAGGGCGTGCGCCAGCTCACGCCGGATGCGCAGCTACAGTTGCGTGCGCGAGCTGAAGCGCAACTGCAGCGCTACCGCGATGTGCTCCCCGAATGGCAGAGCCCGTGGGATGTGACCGCACTCGGTGAGGAGAAGTTCGACGTCCTTTCCGAAGCGCTCGCCGAGTTGCCCTGCCCCGCCCTCGATGACGCCGGTGGCTGCGGCATCTATGCGCACCGCCCCGCGACCTGCCGCCTCATGGGCCTCTCGCTGGTCACGCCCGAGGGCGACGTGCTGGAGAACGCCTGCCCGATCCAGGCCGACTTCCCCGACTACGAGTCGCTCGCCCCAACGCCATTCGACCTCCTCCGCTTCGAGTATGAAGCAGAGGAGGTCGATGAGGTCGTGACGGCAGCAGGGTGGACCGTGACCACCATCGCGGCGGCCATTCTGCGCTGA
- a CDS encoding M15 family metallopeptidase, translated as MRPHIPMLLVAAIAACGGKPAAAVVANAQEQPVAADSVARTRLLELSRAVPGIQLDIRYATANNFTKAPLPGYGVPRAFLRREAAVALARVQARLAARGYGLKVWDGYRPVRATLAMVAWCERTGQTKLLDDGYIARRSRHNQGVAIDLTVVQLATGRELEMGTPFDEFSDRAHTANATGEIASHRKLLGDAMAAEGFVNYESEWWHFSFAVPDPVPFDLPLEQW; from the coding sequence ATGCGACCCCACATTCCGATGTTGCTGGTTGCCGCAATCGCCGCCTGCGGGGGGAAGCCCGCGGCTGCCGTGGTGGCCAATGCCCAGGAGCAGCCGGTCGCGGCCGATTCCGTCGCCCGGACGCGATTGCTGGAACTGAGCCGGGCGGTGCCCGGAATCCAGCTCGATATCCGCTACGCCACAGCCAACAATTTCACCAAGGCTCCGCTGCCGGGGTACGGCGTCCCGCGCGCGTTTCTACGGCGCGAGGCTGCCGTGGCGCTGGCCCGGGTTCAGGCCCGGCTGGCGGCCCGAGGCTACGGCCTCAAGGTCTGGGATGGCTACCGGCCGGTGAGGGCCACCCTCGCAATGGTGGCCTGGTGTGAGCGCACCGGCCAGACCAAGCTGCTCGACGACGGATATATCGCCCGTCGGTCGCGCCACAATCAGGGGGTCGCGATCGACCTGACGGTGGTCCAGCTCGCGACCGGAAGGGAGCTCGAAATGGGGACGCCGTTCGACGAGTTTTCCGACCGGGCCCACACCGCCAACGCCACGGGAGAGATTGCCAGCCATCGCAAGCTCCTGGGCGATGCGATGGCGGCCGAGGGCTTCGTGAATTACGAGAGCGAATGGTGGCACTTTTCCTTCGCGGTTCCTGATCCAGTGCCCTTCGATTTGCCACTTGAACAGTGGTAA
- a CDS encoding PEP-CTERM sorting domain-containing protein: MSSPVRSLLFAALIAATPAIASAKPHDNPPPPPANPAFNLNAGVVSNLTWTNVCSTSGSGGSFFSTCASASLFLFDNGWMQLRYWNRAGVDGTYASSTTNAIALGGVPGATGTRGTSAGNGWDALFGATQINWNPASNIPGPNTGDGFRTNGQGASFCSDLETSCPGGITTPWTSITGGGYAAFDWYVGSALTTLDAALINLQFHEQAGPNGWSTGYLCYSDQSGITSKVEGNVTWACAGEPDGNAGGQGGEDNVAPEPATMSLLATGLIGMAAAKRRRKKG; the protein is encoded by the coding sequence ATGTCCAGTCCTGTTCGTTCGCTGCTTTTCGCTGCCCTCATCGCCGCCACTCCGGCGATCGCGTCGGCAAAGCCGCACGACAATCCGCCACCGCCGCCTGCGAATCCCGCGTTCAACCTGAACGCCGGTGTGGTGTCGAATCTGACCTGGACCAATGTCTGCTCGACTTCGGGCTCGGGCGGTTCATTCTTCTCGACCTGCGCTTCTGCGTCGCTCTTCCTCTTCGATAACGGCTGGATGCAGCTCCGCTACTGGAACCGCGCCGGCGTTGACGGGACCTACGCCAGCTCGACCACCAATGCCATCGCCCTCGGCGGCGTGCCGGGTGCCACCGGCACCCGTGGGACCAGTGCCGGCAATGGCTGGGATGCACTCTTTGGAGCGACGCAGATCAACTGGAATCCGGCCTCGAACATTCCGGGCCCGAACACGGGTGACGGCTTCCGTACCAATGGTCAGGGCGCGTCGTTCTGCAGCGACCTGGAAACCAGCTGCCCGGGCGGGATTACCACGCCTTGGACCTCAATCACGGGCGGCGGCTACGCGGCGTTCGACTGGTATGTTGGCTCTGCACTGACGACCCTCGATGCCGCGCTCATCAACCTGCAGTTCCATGAGCAGGCGGGCCCGAATGGCTGGTCGACCGGTTACCTCTGCTACTCGGATCAGTCGGGGATCACGTCGAAGGTTGAAGGAAACGTGACCTGGGCCTGCGCCGGCGAGCCCGATGGCAACGCGGGTGGTCAGGGTGGCGAAGACAACGTGGCGCCGGAGCCGGCAACGATGTCCCTGCTCGCGACCGGCCTGATCGGCATGGCTGCCGCAAAGCGTCGTCGCAAGAAGGGCTGA
- the ctaD gene encoding cytochrome c oxidase subunit I: MATTVLDPTHAHAAKRSAVVEWLTTVDHKKIGILYGASAFIFFLIGGLEALIIRTQLMKPDNTLVSPEMYNQLFTMHGTTMIFLAVMPLSAMFFNFFVPLLIGARDVAFPRLNAMSFWVFLLGGLFLNASFLMGAAPNGGWFGYAPLSSRQFAGGLNMDFWVIGLQILGIASLAAGVNFFTTILNMRAPGMTLMRMPMFVWMTLITQILVLLSFPVITVALIMLMADRTFGSSFFSWAGGGDPMLWQHLFWVFGHPEVYILILPAFGIISEILPVFSRKPLFGYSAMVFSGAFIAFLGFGVWSHHMFSTGMGPLADSFFSLMTMLIAIPTGVKIFNWIGTIWGGSVQLKTPMWFALGFIAMFIIGGLSGVMHSVAPADLQQTDSYFVVAHFHYVLFGGSIFALTAGGYYWWPKMFGRMLDEKLGMTHFWLMLVGFNLTFFPMHFAGLLGMPRRIYTYPAGLGFELYNMMATAGAFLLGISFLVFIVNVIKTWRGPANAPADPWGGATLEWAIPSPPQEFNFPKLITVHEKDALWQMKREAGVSRLPEPDLVSGKGIHMPGPSWWPLVVAFGILIFFIGFMMKDPWAFPFRPVNILGFAITTFGIFKWAYEAPDAHAPQH, translated from the coding sequence ATGGCAACTACCGTACTCGACCCGACGCACGCCCACGCGGCCAAGCGCAGCGCCGTCGTGGAGTGGCTCACGACTGTCGACCACAAGAAGATCGGCATCCTCTACGGGGCGTCGGCCTTCATCTTCTTCCTGATCGGCGGCCTCGAGGCGCTGATCATCCGCACCCAGCTGATGAAGCCCGACAACACGCTGGTGTCGCCGGAGATGTACAACCAGCTGTTCACGATGCACGGCACCACGATGATCTTCCTCGCCGTGATGCCGCTGAGCGCGATGTTCTTCAACTTCTTCGTGCCGCTGCTCATCGGCGCGCGAGACGTCGCCTTCCCGCGCCTGAACGCGATGTCGTTCTGGGTCTTCCTGCTGGGCGGGCTCTTCCTGAACGCGTCGTTCCTGATGGGCGCCGCGCCGAATGGCGGCTGGTTCGGCTACGCACCGCTCTCGTCGCGGCAGTTTGCCGGCGGCCTGAACATGGATTTCTGGGTCATCGGCCTGCAGATCCTCGGCATCGCATCGCTTGCGGCCGGCGTCAACTTCTTCACTACGATCCTCAACATGCGCGCACCAGGGATGACCCTGATGCGGATGCCGATGTTCGTCTGGATGACGCTGATCACCCAGATCCTGGTGCTGCTCTCATTCCCGGTGATCACCGTTGCGCTGATCATGCTGATGGCCGACCGCACCTTCGGGTCGAGCTTCTTCTCGTGGGCCGGCGGCGGCGATCCGATGCTCTGGCAGCACCTCTTCTGGGTGTTCGGTCACCCTGAGGTGTACATCCTGATCCTGCCGGCGTTCGGGATCATCTCCGAGATCCTGCCGGTCTTCTCGCGCAAGCCGCTCTTCGGCTACAGCGCGATGGTCTTCTCGGGCGCGTTCATCGCCTTCCTCGGCTTCGGCGTCTGGTCGCACCACATGTTCTCGACCGGGATGGGTCCGCTCGCCGACTCGTTCTTCTCGCTGATGACGATGCTCATCGCCATTCCGACCGGCGTGAAGATCTTCAACTGGATCGGCACCATCTGGGGCGGTTCGGTGCAGCTCAAGACCCCAATGTGGTTCGCCCTCGGCTTCATCGCGATGTTCATCATCGGCGGGTTGTCGGGCGTGATGCACTCGGTGGCACCGGCCGACCTGCAGCAGACCGACTCGTACTTCGTGGTGGCACACTTCCACTACGTGCTCTTCGGTGGGTCGATCTTCGCGCTCACCGCCGGCGGCTACTACTGGTGGCCGAAGATGTTTGGCCGGATGCTCGACGAGAAGCTCGGGATGACGCATTTCTGGCTGATGCTCGTCGGCTTCAACCTGACCTTCTTCCCGATGCACTTCGCCGGGTTGCTCGGCATGCCGCGCCGGATCTACACCTACCCGGCCGGGCTCGGGTTCGAGCTCTACAACATGATGGCGACCGCGGGCGCGTTCCTGCTCGGCATCTCGTTCCTGGTCTTCATTGTCAACGTGATCAAGACGTGGCGTGGCCCGGCGAACGCTCCGGCCGACCCGTGGGGTGGCGCCACGCTTGAGTGGGCGATTCCGTCGCCGCCGCAGGAGTTCAACTTCCCGAAATTGATCACCGTGCACGAGAAGGACGCGCTCTGGCAGATGAAGCGTGAGGCGGGTGTCTCGCGCCTGCCCGAGCCGGATCTCGTGAGCGGCAAGGGGATCCATATGCCCGGGCCGTCGTGGTGGCCGCTGGTGGTGGCCTTCGGGATCCTGATCTTCTTCATCGGCTTCATGATGAAGGATCCGTGGGCGTTCCCGTTCCGCCCGGTCAACATCCTCGGGTTCGCGATCACGACGTTTGGCATCTTCAAGTGGGCGTATGAGGCACCTGATGCCCACGCCCCACAACACTGA
- a CDS encoding GreA/GreB family elongation factor → MIRAMREKLGKEIAELTHELAVTLPQAIATAVEMGDLRENSEYKSALERQQFVQARLGQLHQRLNQLHELANTEAPTDRVGLGSRVKVEDIASGDHEEYTLVLAEMMDIDAGHISLASPLGRALKDRQVGEEVHLQLPTMRRKLRVLELTTIHAMAVEE, encoded by the coding sequence ATGATCAGGGCCATGCGGGAAAAGCTTGGAAAGGAGATCGCCGAGCTCACCCATGAGCTGGCGGTGACCTTGCCGCAGGCGATCGCGACCGCCGTCGAGATGGGCGACCTTCGCGAAAATTCCGAATACAAGTCGGCGCTCGAGCGCCAGCAGTTCGTGCAGGCCCGACTCGGCCAGCTCCATCAGCGCCTCAATCAGCTCCACGAACTCGCCAACACCGAGGCCCCGACCGATCGCGTCGGCCTCGGCTCCCGGGTCAAGGTCGAGGACATCGCCTCTGGCGACCATGAGGAGTACACCCTCGTCCTCGCCGAGATGATGGATATCGATGCCGGGCACATCTCGCTCGCCTCGCCGCTGGGACGCGCCCTCAAGGACCGCCAGGTAGGCGAAGAAGTGCACCTCCAGCTTCCAACCATGCGCCGCAAGCTGAGGGTACTCGAACTCACCACGATCCACGCCATGGCCGTCGAGGAATAG